A genomic stretch from Arachis stenosperma cultivar V10309 chromosome 3, arast.V10309.gnm1.PFL2, whole genome shotgun sequence includes:
- the LOC130965366 gene encoding protein terminal ear1 homolog, protein MVPHVPLNPQAPAFVPAYQNTWPYTAIPTAPPPPPLPPTEPPCQQGEFLSLPPNFSLYLPTVPLPLSDGTNNTFLSSPPEPFVVVNEEVAVTDSLKQQRQLQFNHHGFMNIRVGPRRSYQQQHQARVLWKPKKVKEEKEDRKQQEKLYGYGYGYGGKKGRQDFRRSSQYHGLDTSFPKKKNDPSRVSPVRENGNETTVMIKNIPSRYTCVSLPSSRRDDLVKFLENHCMVENSKVEQGFEKTDVLAFDFVYLPIDFKTGFNKGYAFVNFTTSKAAWKFNITASNSKWEMYQSQKVRQVAKANIQGKENLERHFENTNFPCESKEVLPVSFSVPRDGKNKSGEQKTLGVLLKPRYI, encoded by the exons ATGGTTCCTCACGTGCCTCTTAACCCACAAGCCCCCGCGTTTGTCCCGGCTTATCAGAACACGTGGCCTTATACCGCCATTCCTACtgcaccaccaccaccaccactgcCGCCGACAGAACCACCGTGTCAGCAAGGGGAGTTTCTCTCTCTTCCACCCAACTTTAGCCTCTATTTACCCACAGTGCCGTTACCCCTTTCTGATGGTACGAACAACACCTTCCTTTCATCACCACCAGAACCGTTTGTGGTGGTGAATGAAGAAGTTGCTGTTACTGATTCACTGAAACAGCAGCGGCAGCTGCAGTTCAATCACCATGGATTCATGAACATCCGAGTTGGTCCGAGACGATCCTATCAGCAGCAGCATCAGGCGCGAGTACTGTGGAAGCCAAAGAAAGTGAAGGAGGAAAAGGAAGATAGGAAGCAACAAGAGAAGCTCTATGGCTATGGCTATGGCTATGGAGGGAAGAAGGGGAGACAAGATTTTCGGCGCTCATCACAATATCATGGCTTGGATACTTCTTTCCCTAAAAAGAAGAATGATCCCTCCCGTGTTTCCCCAGTTCGTGAAAATGGAAATGAAACAACGGTTATGATAAAAAACATTCCTTCCAGATACACGTGCGTCTCTCTCCCTTCCTCGCG GCGAGATGATCTGGTGAAGTTTTTGGAAAATCATTGCATGGTGGAGAACAGTAAAGTAGAGCAAGGATTTGAAAAGACTGATGTTTTGGCCTTTGATTTTGTTTATCTGCCGATTGATTTCAA GACAGGATTCAACAAGGGCTACGCATTTGTGAATTTTACAACCTCAAAAGCAGCATGGAAATTCAACATAACAGCCTCGAACAGCAAATGGGAGATGTACCAATCCCAAAAGGTTCGGCAAGTTGCAAAAGCAAACATTCAG GGAAAAGAGAATCTGGAGAGGCATTTTGAGAATACGAATTTTCCATGCGAGTCTAAAGAGGTTTTGCCTGTTAGTTTTAGCGTGCCTCGTGATGGAAAGAACAAGAGTGGGGAACAGAAGACTTTGGGTGTTCTGCTGAAGCCTCGATACATTTGA
- the LOC130969122 gene encoding stress response protein NST1 has protein sequence MASSATHFLHFLRSQPLSSSSSSFVSLLKPLLLSSPNVLSIHSSPLLPQNLFRSLTRHHFSSPSLSLPHAPPPFVALTGSSQNSEEEDDYYNDEDDETELYDEESDDDDDLESERSSFEENTQIGSESNSTSSPLERKREERLKVEVPSLSVKERKELASYAHSLGKKLKTQLVGKSGVTPNVATSFIETLEANELLKIKIHRSCPGELEDVVKQLEEATGSVAVGKIGRTLIIYRPSLTKLKAEEKKKQVRQLFLKRQLKYRQLNKSREQVPKLSRRGSSSSWKVRSRS, from the exons ATGGCGTCTTCAGCAACTCACTTTCTCCATTTTCTTCGTTCACAAccactgtcttcttcttcttcttcattcgtTTCGCTACTGAAACCGCTTCTTCTTTCCTCTCCCAATGTCTTATCCATACATAGTTCACCGCTTCTTCCACAAAACCTCTTCCGCTCCCTCACTCGCCACCACTTCTCTTCACCTTCCCTCTCTCTTCCTCACGCGCCTCCCCCTTTTGTGGCTCTCACGGGTTCATCACAAAACTCGGAGGAGGAAGATGACTACTACAATGACGAAGACGACGAAACGGAGCTGTACGACGAAGAATCTGACGATGACGATGATTTGGAATCGGAAAGGAGCAGTTTTGAGGAGAATACACAGATAGGTTCAGAATCGAATTCAACTTCGTCGCCATTGGAGAGGAAGAGGGAGGAGAGGTTGAAGGTAGAGGTTCCGAGTCTCAGCGTGAAGGAAAGGAAAGAGCTTGCGTCTTACGCGCACAGTTTGGGGAAGAAGCTCAAGACCCAGTTGGTGGGAAAGTCCGGTGTTACCCCCAATGTTGCAACCTCGTTCATTGAGACACTTGAAGCCAATGAGCTTCTCAAG ATTAAAATACATAGGAGTTGCCCTGGTGAGTTGGAAGATGTGGTGAAGCAGCTGGAAGAAGCAACCGGTTCAGTGGCAGTTGGTAAAATTGGTCGAACCCTGATTATATACAGGCCTAGTCTCACCAAATTGAAGGCcgaagaaaaaaagaaacaagTTCGTCAACTCTTTCTTAAAAGACAATTAAAATACAGACAATTAAACAAG AGTAGGGAACAAGTACCAAAATTATCACGGCGTGGTTCATCTTCATCGTGGAAAGTGAGGAGTAGGTCATAA